Proteins from a genomic interval of Diaminobutyricimonas aerilata:
- the ychF gene encoding redox-regulated ATPase YchF produces the protein MALTIGIVGLPNVGKSTLFNALTKNQVLAANYPFATIEPNVGVVNLPDPRLNVLAEIFSSERILPATVSFVDIAGIVRGASEGEGLGNQFLANIREADAIAQVVRGFEDSDVVHVDGAVNPASDMETINTELVLADLQTLERAIPRYEKEVRGKKIDTAVLDAALAAKEALDTGAPLSATKVDISPIKELGLLTAKPFIYVFNVDEAVLTDAGRKAELAALVAPAQAVFLDAKIESELIDLDPDDAAELLASTGQDESGLNQLARIGFETLGLQTYLTAGPKEARAWTIGKGWKAPQAAGVIHTDFEKGFIKAEIVSFDDLVATGSIAEARAKGKARIEGKDYVMQDGDVVEFRFNV, from the coding sequence GTGGCTCTCACTATCGGAATCGTCGGTCTTCCCAACGTCGGCAAGTCGACGCTCTTCAACGCCCTGACCAAGAATCAGGTGCTCGCCGCGAACTACCCGTTCGCGACGATCGAGCCCAACGTCGGGGTCGTGAACCTGCCCGACCCGCGGCTGAACGTGCTGGCCGAGATCTTCTCCTCGGAGCGCATCCTGCCCGCGACGGTGTCGTTCGTCGACATCGCCGGCATCGTGCGCGGCGCGAGCGAGGGGGAGGGGCTCGGCAACCAGTTCCTTGCCAACATCCGTGAGGCGGATGCGATCGCGCAGGTCGTGCGCGGATTCGAGGACTCGGATGTGGTGCATGTCGACGGCGCGGTGAACCCGGCGAGCGACATGGAGACGATCAACACCGAGCTCGTGCTCGCCGACCTGCAGACCCTCGAGCGCGCGATCCCGCGTTACGAGAAGGAGGTGCGCGGCAAGAAGATCGACACGGCCGTGCTCGACGCCGCTCTCGCCGCGAAGGAGGCGCTCGACACGGGCGCGCCGCTCTCGGCGACGAAGGTCGACATCTCTCCGATCAAGGAACTCGGGCTGCTCACCGCAAAGCCCTTCATCTACGTCTTCAACGTCGACGAGGCGGTGCTGACGGATGCCGGACGCAAGGCCGAACTCGCCGCCCTCGTCGCCCCGGCTCAAGCCGTGTTCCTCGACGCGAAGATCGAGTCGGAGCTCATCGACCTCGACCCCGACGACGCCGCCGAACTGCTCGCCTCGACCGGTCAGGACGAGAGCGGCCTCAACCAGCTCGCCCGCATCGGCTTCGAGACCCTCGGACTGCAGACCTACCTCACGGCCGGCCCGAAAGAGGCCCGCGCCTGGACCATCGGCAAGGGCTGGAAGGCCCCGCAGGCCGCCGGCGTCATCCACACCGACTTCGAGAAGGGCTTCATCAAGGCCGAGATCGTGTCGTTCGACGACCTCGTCGCCACCGGATCGATCGCCGAGGCCCGCGCGAAGGGCAAGGCGCGCATCGAGGGCAAGGACTACGTGATGCAGGACGGCGACGTCGTGGAGTTCCGCTTCAACGTGTGA
- the glpX gene encoding class II fructose-bisphosphatase, translating into MELVRATEAAAIRAVPFIGRGDKNAADKAAVDAMRKFLGTVDFDGVVVIGEGEKDHAPMLYNGEIVGTGRGPACDIAVDPIDGTSLTAAGRPNALSMLAVADRGSMLDASTVFYMEKIVTGPEGIGVVDLRQSVGENIRALAKAKGKDVGEIRVAVLDRPRHAQLIEEIREAGAGTRLLLDGDVAGGINAARYESRIDMCIGIGGSPEGVATACAIKALGGLIQGRLAPKTAEERERGAAAGLKFDYVYGADELVRSDNTFFVATGVTDGELVEGVRRKGPIIRTESIVLRSHSGTVRRVVADHLAEKWLDEGPALRATL; encoded by the coding sequence ATGGAACTCGTGCGGGCGACCGAGGCGGCGGCCATCCGCGCCGTGCCGTTCATCGGACGCGGCGACAAGAACGCCGCCGACAAGGCGGCGGTGGATGCGATGCGCAAGTTCCTGGGTACCGTCGACTTCGACGGTGTCGTGGTGATCGGCGAGGGTGAGAAGGACCACGCGCCGATGCTCTACAACGGCGAGATCGTCGGCACGGGACGCGGCCCGGCGTGCGACATCGCCGTCGACCCGATCGACGGCACCTCGCTCACCGCGGCTGGCCGCCCGAACGCGTTGTCGATGCTCGCCGTCGCCGACCGCGGCAGCATGCTCGACGCGTCGACCGTGTTTTACATGGAGAAGATCGTCACCGGGCCCGAGGGCATCGGGGTCGTCGACCTGCGGCAGTCGGTGGGCGAGAACATCCGTGCCCTGGCGAAGGCGAAGGGCAAGGACGTCGGCGAGATCCGCGTCGCGGTGCTCGACCGTCCGCGGCACGCGCAGCTCATCGAGGAGATCCGCGAGGCCGGCGCCGGCACACGTCTGCTGCTCGACGGCGACGTCGCCGGCGGCATCAACGCGGCCCGGTACGAGAGCCGCATCGACATGTGCATCGGAATCGGGGGCAGTCCCGAGGGTGTCGCGACCGCGTGCGCGATCAAGGCGCTCGGCGGTCTCATCCAGGGCCGGCTCGCCCCGAAGACGGCTGAGGAGCGCGAGCGCGGAGCGGCCGCAGGACTCAAGTTCGACTACGTGTACGGCGCCGATGAGCTGGTGCGCAGCGACAACACGTTCTTCGTCGCCACCGGAGTGACCGACGGCGAGCTCGTCGAGGGTGTGCGTCGCAAGGGGCCGATCATCCGCACCGAGAGCATCGTGCTGCGGTCCCATTCGGGCACGGTCCGCCGCGTCGTCGCGGACCACCTCGCCGAGAAGTGGCTCGATGAGGGCCCGGCGCTGCGCGCCACCCTCTGA
- the rmuC gene encoding DNA recombination protein RmuC, which yields MDAVLPLLLGLLIGVALGAVIGLLVARSRRVEPVTDLADHRLVEEQHARELVELRAAEAEVRAELQAAESMRRAELERELASITATAESLREQVATQQQRNAELVERHRLEAEARVEAERRESKVLQALTPVQETLRTMQQKVTELETQRNLQHGELAQQLRSATESEERLRATAESLAAALKNNSTRGVWGETQLRSVVEAAGLLQRVNFDVQSSIVSDRGHGRPDMVVNLPGGKSIAVDAKVPFNSYIEANSIAATAPDAELARRETLMRAHVKAVRDHITTLGSKAYWEGLDASPEMVIAFIPSESLLSSALEVDPTIMEFAFSKRVALASPVTLFSVLKTVAVSWQQATVTEEAKTLFDLSRELYGRLATMAQHVEKLGRSVKATVNDYNKFVGSLERQVLPSARKLNVLDESKVIGAMEGVEETPRELTAYELTGTTERAPKRAVAAAVELEFAALEETGIGRPEIDPAQVTPVLGDEETRRTA from the coding sequence ATGGACGCGGTTCTCCCTCTTCTGCTCGGACTCCTCATCGGTGTCGCCCTCGGCGCGGTGATCGGTCTGCTCGTCGCACGGTCGCGCCGGGTCGAGCCCGTGACGGATCTCGCCGACCACCGGCTCGTCGAGGAGCAGCACGCCCGGGAGCTCGTCGAGCTGCGCGCCGCCGAGGCGGAGGTGCGCGCCGAACTGCAGGCGGCCGAGTCGATGCGGCGTGCGGAACTCGAGCGCGAGCTCGCGTCGATCACCGCGACCGCGGAGAGCCTGCGCGAGCAGGTCGCGACGCAGCAGCAGCGCAACGCCGAACTCGTCGAGCGGCACCGCCTCGAGGCGGAGGCGCGCGTCGAGGCGGAGCGCCGTGAGAGCAAGGTGCTGCAGGCGCTCACGCCCGTGCAGGAGACGCTCCGCACGATGCAGCAGAAGGTCACCGAGCTCGAGACGCAGCGCAACCTGCAGCACGGCGAGCTCGCGCAGCAGCTGCGCAGCGCCACCGAGTCGGAGGAGCGTCTGCGCGCCACCGCCGAGTCGCTCGCCGCCGCCCTCAAGAACAACTCCACCCGCGGGGTGTGGGGCGAGACGCAGCTGCGCAGCGTCGTCGAGGCCGCCGGACTCCTGCAGCGGGTCAACTTCGACGTGCAGTCGAGCATCGTCTCCGACCGCGGCCACGGCCGCCCCGACATGGTCGTCAACCTCCCCGGCGGCAAGAGCATCGCCGTCGACGCGAAGGTGCCGTTCAACTCCTACATCGAGGCCAACTCGATCGCCGCGACGGCGCCGGATGCGGAACTCGCGCGCCGCGAGACCCTCATGCGAGCGCACGTGAAGGCGGTGCGCGACCACATCACGACCCTCGGCAGCAAGGCGTACTGGGAGGGACTCGACGCGAGCCCCGAGATGGTGATCGCGTTCATCCCGAGCGAGTCGCTGCTCTCGTCCGCACTCGAGGTGGACCCGACGATCATGGAGTTCGCGTTCTCGAAGCGCGTCGCGCTCGCCTCGCCCGTGACCCTCTTCTCCGTGCTGAAGACGGTCGCCGTGAGCTGGCAGCAGGCCACCGTGACCGAAGAGGCGAAGACGCTGTTCGACCTCAGCCGCGAGCTCTACGGACGCCTCGCCACCATGGCGCAGCACGTCGAGAAGCTCGGCCGCTCGGTGAAGGCGACCGTCAACGACTACAACAAGTTCGTCGGATCGCTCGAGCGCCAGGTGCTGCCGTCGGCCCGCAAGCTCAACGTGCTCGACGAGTCGAAGGTCATCGGCGCGATGGAAGGCGTCGAGGAGACGCCCCGCGAGTTGACCGCGTACGAGCTCACCGGCACGACCGAGCGCGCGCCGAAGCGCGCCGTCGCCGCGGCCGTCGAGCTGGAGTTCGCCGCCCTCGAGGAGACCGGCATCGGCCGCCCGGAGATCGACCCCGCGCAGGTCACACCCGTGCTCGGCGACGAGGAGACCCGCCGCACCGCCTGA
- a CDS encoding sugar phosphate isomerase/epimerase family protein, with protein MTIGLSTYSFFWQLSDEAPQPLTLSDVLRRTRELGVDLLQICDYPAIEQWDDDAVLALRREADELGIELELGTRGIRPAHLRRYLHLAELLRAPLVRSMVNTADDRPTPDEAAAALAEVMPEFEAAGVTVALETYEQQSSTALVELVERVASPRLGICVDPANTVAGLELPRDVVERVAPHVVNVHVKDFAFSRRDGWVGFTLAGVPLGEGLLDYDHLIDTVDARARGLSQIIEHWLPWQGDYETTARLENEWNDRNLDYLRRNNP; from the coding sequence GTGACCATCGGACTGAGCACCTACTCCTTCTTCTGGCAGCTGTCCGACGAGGCGCCGCAGCCGCTCACCCTGTCTGACGTGCTGCGTCGCACCCGCGAGCTCGGCGTCGACCTGCTGCAGATCTGCGACTACCCGGCGATCGAGCAGTGGGACGACGACGCCGTGCTCGCGCTGAGACGTGAGGCGGATGAGCTCGGCATCGAACTCGAACTCGGAACCCGCGGCATCCGCCCCGCTCACCTGCGCCGCTACCTGCACCTCGCCGAGCTGCTGCGCGCGCCGCTCGTGCGCAGCATGGTCAACACGGCGGATGACCGGCCCACGCCCGACGAGGCGGCCGCGGCGCTCGCCGAGGTGATGCCCGAGTTCGAGGCCGCCGGGGTGACCGTCGCGCTCGAGACGTACGAGCAGCAGAGCTCGACGGCGCTCGTCGAACTCGTGGAACGCGTCGCCTCGCCGCGGCTCGGCATCTGCGTCGACCCGGCCAACACCGTCGCGGGGCTCGAACTGCCGCGCGACGTCGTCGAACGGGTCGCCCCGCACGTCGTCAACGTGCACGTGAAGGACTTCGCCTTCAGCCGCCGCGACGGCTGGGTGGGCTTCACCCTCGCCGGTGTGCCGCTCGGCGAGGGCCTGCTCGACTACGACCACCTCATCGACACCGTCGACGCCCGGGCCCGCGGGCTCAGCCAGATCATCGAGCACTGGCTGCCGTGGCAGGGCGACTACGAGACCACCGCTCGCCTCGAGAACGAGTGGAACGACCGAAACCTCGACTACCTCAGGAGGAACAACCCATGA
- a CDS encoding 3'-5' exonuclease, translating into MPLDFTAIDFETANNSPASACSVGMVKVRDGRVVDEAQWLIRPTFGGFSMWNTRIHGITEDDVIDAATWAEQLDDLVSFAENDHLVAHNAGFDMGVIRAACDAHLLPTPGYNYLCTLQLARKTYHLDSYRLPVVAMAAGFEDFSHHDALEDARACAAIAVHAARRHDAPDVTGLVDLARLKLGTIGTVATPLGAAVPTFV; encoded by the coding sequence GTGCCCCTCGACTTCACCGCGATCGACTTCGAAACCGCCAACAACTCCCCCGCGAGCGCCTGTTCCGTCGGCATGGTGAAGGTGCGCGACGGGCGTGTCGTCGACGAGGCGCAGTGGCTCATCCGCCCCACCTTCGGCGGGTTCTCGATGTGGAACACCCGCATCCACGGCATCACCGAAGACGACGTGATCGACGCCGCCACCTGGGCGGAGCAACTCGACGATCTCGTCTCGTTCGCCGAGAACGACCACCTCGTGGCGCACAATGCCGGGTTCGACATGGGCGTCATCCGGGCGGCGTGCGACGCGCACCTGCTGCCGACGCCGGGCTACAACTACCTGTGCACGCTGCAGCTCGCCCGTAAGACCTACCACCTCGACTCCTACCGCCTGCCCGTCGTGGCGATGGCCGCCGGCTTCGAGGACTTCTCCCACCACGACGCCCTCGAGGATGCCCGCGCCTGCGCCGCGATCGCGGTCCACGCCGCTCGGCGCCACGACGCGCCCGACGTGACCGGACTCGTCGACCTCGCCCGCCTGAAGCTCGGCACCATCGGAACCGTTGCGACGCCGCTCGGAGCGGCGGTTCCCACCTTCGTCTGA
- a CDS encoding triose-phosphate isomerase family protein — protein sequence MALAIGVSLKMYFGHARTLEWVDAVAALARRHPAVRDGIVRLFVVPTFPALVPVLERVAGTGIEVGAQDVAWADEGAYTGEVSAVELAEIGVRLAEIGHAERRRLFGETEQVVADKTAAALRNGIVPLLCIGEAERMPVADAARECIGQLDAAIDGSPGGELLVAYEPHWAIGAERPAEPEHIRTVLTALREHLAATPGFAGGAIYGGSAGPGLLTELAGATDGLFLGRFAHDPAALEAILDEALRIRGAAA from the coding sequence ATGGCCCTCGCCATCGGCGTGAGCCTGAAGATGTACTTCGGCCACGCCCGCACGCTCGAATGGGTCGACGCGGTCGCCGCGCTCGCCCGCCGGCACCCCGCCGTGCGGGACGGAATCGTGCGCCTGTTCGTCGTACCCACGTTTCCGGCCCTCGTGCCGGTGCTCGAGCGCGTCGCCGGGACGGGCATCGAGGTCGGAGCGCAGGACGTGGCGTGGGCCGACGAGGGTGCGTACACCGGCGAGGTGAGCGCCGTCGAGCTCGCCGAGATCGGCGTGCGACTCGCGGAGATCGGCCACGCCGAGCGGCGACGGCTCTTCGGTGAGACGGAGCAGGTCGTCGCCGACAAGACGGCCGCCGCCCTGCGGAACGGAATCGTGCCGTTGCTGTGCATCGGCGAGGCCGAGCGGATGCCCGTGGCGGATGCGGCCCGCGAGTGCATCGGGCAGCTCGATGCCGCGATCGACGGGTCTCCGGGCGGGGAGCTGCTCGTGGCCTACGAGCCGCACTGGGCGATCGGCGCGGAGCGTCCCGCCGAGCCGGAGCACATCCGCACCGTTCTCACGGCGCTCCGCGAGCACCTCGCCGCGACGCCCGGTTTCGCGGGCGGCGCCATCTACGGCGGCAGCGCCGGACCGGGCCTGCTCACCGAACTCGCGGGCGCGACCGACGGGCTCTTCCTCGGCCGGTTCGCCCACGACCCCGCCGCGCTCGAGGCGATCCTCGACGAGGCGCTGCGCATCCGGGGGGCGGCGGCGTGA
- a CDS encoding ribose-5-phosphate isomerase codes for MSDALRIVVGSDDAGYDYKEVLKADLDKSDLVASVTDVGVDADGHTPYPTVAIAAAEMVARGEADRALLICGTGLGVAIAANKVQGIRAVTAHDSYSVERAVLSNNAQVLTFGQRVVGLELARRLAREWLTYRFDESSASADKVRVIDEYEAQD; via the coding sequence ATGAGCGACGCCCTGCGCATCGTCGTCGGATCCGACGACGCCGGCTACGACTACAAGGAGGTGCTGAAGGCCGACCTCGACAAGAGCGACCTCGTGGCCTCCGTGACCGACGTCGGCGTGGACGCCGACGGTCACACCCCCTACCCGACCGTCGCCATCGCGGCCGCCGAGATGGTGGCACGCGGCGAGGCCGACCGGGCCCTGCTCATCTGCGGCACCGGCCTCGGCGTCGCGATCGCGGCGAACAAGGTGCAGGGCATCCGCGCCGTCACCGCCCACGACAGCTACTCGGTCGAGCGCGCGGTGCTCAGCAACAACGCGCAGGTGCTCACCTTCGGTCAGCGCGTCGTCGGGCTCGAGCTCGCCCGCCGCCTCGCCCGCGAGTGGCTCACCTACCGCTTCGACGAGTCGAGCGCCTCCGCCGACAAGGTGCGCGTGATCGACGAGTACGAGGCGCAGGACTGA
- a CDS encoding phosphogluconate dehydrogenase C-terminal domain-containing protein: protein MTENLTIAVIGAGGKMGMRVSNNLQKTGHTVFYSENSPAGQERVSATGRILTDTDTAVADADVVVLAVPDRALGAVSEHVVPQLKTGAIVLTLDPAAAYANLLFRRDDVEYAVAHPCHPSVFVERHTPEEYADTFGGIAAKQDVVAALESEDEAVRAMAETVIRVIYAPVIDVHWVTVKQLAYLEPTLVETVACMVGDLLREALHETVHTVGVPEAAARAMLLGHTQVALANTLKGDNPFSDACLIAMDYGRETIIKDDWKRIFSDDQLDHVISRMLHLDGITR, encoded by the coding sequence ATGACCGAGAACCTCACCATCGCCGTGATCGGCGCCGGCGGCAAGATGGGCATGCGCGTCTCGAACAACCTGCAGAAGACCGGCCACACGGTCTTCTACAGCGAGAACTCGCCCGCCGGGCAGGAGCGCGTGAGCGCGACCGGCCGCATCCTCACCGACACCGACACCGCGGTCGCCGACGCCGACGTCGTGGTGCTCGCCGTTCCGGACCGCGCCCTCGGCGCCGTGTCGGAGCACGTCGTGCCGCAGCTGAAGACGGGCGCGATCGTGCTCACGCTCGACCCGGCTGCCGCCTACGCCAACCTGCTGTTCCGCCGCGATGACGTCGAGTACGCGGTCGCGCATCCGTGCCACCCGTCGGTGTTCGTCGAGCGGCACACCCCCGAGGAGTACGCCGACACGTTCGGCGGCATCGCCGCGAAGCAGGATGTCGTGGCGGCCCTCGAGTCGGAGGACGAGGCCGTGCGCGCCATGGCCGAGACGGTCATCCGCGTCATCTACGCGCCCGTCATCGACGTGCACTGGGTCACCGTGAAGCAGCTCGCCTACCTCGAGCCGACCCTCGTCGAGACGGTCGCCTGCATGGTCGGGGACCTGCTGCGCGAGGCGCTGCACGAGACGGTGCACACCGTCGGCGTGCCCGAGGCGGCCGCGCGCGCCATGCTGCTCGGACACACGCAGGTCGCGCTCGCGAACACGCTCAAGGGCGACAACCCGTTCTCCGACGCGTGCCTCATCGCGATGGACTACGGCCGCGAGACGATCATCAAGGACGACTGGAAGCGCATCTTCAGCGACGACCAGCTCGACCACGTCATCTCGCGGATGCTGCACCTCGACGGCATCACCCGCTGA
- a CDS encoding dihydroxyacetone kinase family protein yields MTRLYNDPQAFADEMIDGFVAANSRWVRRVSGGVVRATRTEPGTVAVVVGGGSGHYPAFGGLVGRGLAHGAAMGNLFASPSAQQVHTVAATAHRGAGVLFSYGNYAGDVLHFDQAQERLRAEGIECRTVRVTDDISSAPADRADQRRGIAGDLTVFKVAGAAADAGYDLDGVVRVAERANERTRSFGVAFSGCTLPGADAPLFTVPEGRMGVGMGIHGEPGIHEADVPSADGLAELLVSSLLGEVPQSVDTVRGARVGVILNGLGSVKYEELFVVYRRVAQLLAEAELEVVDPEVGELVTSFDMAGVSLTLFWLDDELERLWGAPCDTPAYRKGALEPAELIDDTELAAETAAEIPPATAASRQVADVAVAALATMSRTIDEHVDELGRMDAIAGDGDHGIGMQRGVHAAVDAARAAHAAQAGAGTVLALAGDAWADRAGGTSGALWGAILRAVATEVGDERVPDAAALARGMRAATDAVLRFGAVVGDKTMVDALVPFADELETAVGDGAGITAAWARAADAAAAAAAASADLMPRMGRARPHAEKSLGTPDPGAHSFALLMRAVLTTTTNGRNAS; encoded by the coding sequence ATGACCCGCCTCTACAACGACCCGCAGGCGTTCGCCGACGAGATGATCGACGGCTTCGTCGCCGCCAACTCGCGCTGGGTGCGCCGCGTCAGCGGCGGTGTGGTGCGCGCGACGCGCACCGAGCCCGGCACCGTCGCCGTCGTCGTGGGCGGCGGCTCCGGCCACTACCCGGCGTTCGGCGGTCTCGTCGGCCGCGGTCTCGCCCACGGTGCGGCGATGGGCAACCTCTTCGCCTCGCCGTCGGCGCAACAGGTGCACACCGTCGCCGCGACGGCGCACCGCGGAGCGGGCGTGCTGTTCAGCTACGGCAACTACGCCGGCGACGTGCTGCACTTCGACCAGGCGCAGGAGCGCCTGCGCGCCGAGGGCATCGAGTGCCGCACGGTGCGCGTCACCGACGACATCTCGAGCGCGCCCGCCGACCGCGCCGATCAGCGCCGCGGCATCGCCGGCGATCTCACCGTGTTCAAGGTCGCGGGGGCGGCCGCGGATGCGGGCTACGACCTCGACGGCGTCGTGAGGGTCGCCGAGCGCGCGAACGAGCGCACCCGCTCGTTCGGTGTCGCATTCTCGGGCTGCACCCTGCCGGGTGCGGATGCCCCGCTCTTCACGGTGCCGGAGGGGCGCATGGGCGTGGGCATGGGGATCCATGGGGAGCCGGGTATCCACGAGGCCGACGTGCCGAGCGCCGACGGGCTGGCGGAACTGCTCGTCTCCTCGCTGCTCGGCGAGGTGCCGCAGAGCGTCGACACCGTGCGGGGGGCACGGGTCGGCGTCATCCTCAACGGCCTCGGCTCCGTCAAGTACGAGGAGCTCTTCGTCGTCTACCGCCGGGTCGCGCAGCTGCTCGCCGAGGCTGAGCTCGAGGTCGTGGACCCGGAGGTCGGCGAACTCGTGACGAGCTTCGACATGGCGGGCGTCTCGCTCACCCTGTTCTGGCTCGACGACGAGCTCGAGCGGCTGTGGGGTGCGCCGTGCGACACCCCCGCCTACCGCAAGGGCGCCCTCGAGCCCGCCGAACTGATCGACGACACCGAACTCGCCGCGGAGACGGCCGCGGAGATCCCGCCGGCGACCGCCGCCTCGCGGCAGGTCGCGGACGTCGCGGTCGCCGCACTCGCGACGATGTCCCGCACGATCGACGAGCACGTCGACGAGTTGGGCCGCATGGACGCGATCGCCGGCGACGGCGACCACGGAATCGGCATGCAGCGCGGCGTGCACGCCGCCGTCGACGCGGCGCGGGCCGCGCACGCCGCCCAGGCGGGCGCCGGTACCGTGCTGGCCCTCGCCGGTGACGCGTGGGCCGACCGGGCCGGCGGCACCTCCGGTGCGCTGTGGGGCGCGATCCTCCGCGCCGTCGCGACCGAGGTCGGCGACGAGCGGGTGCCGGACGCCGCCGCACTCGCCCGCGGCATGCGCGCGGCGACCGACGCCGTGCTCCGCTTCGGCGCGGTCGTCGGCGACAAGACCATGGTCGACGCTCTCGTGCCCTTCGCCGACGAACTCGAGACGGCCGTCGGCGACGGCGCCGGAATCACCGCCGCCTGGGCGCGCGCCGCCGATGCGGCCGCCGCCGCGGCCGCCGCCTCCGCCGACCTCATGCCGCGCATGGGTCGCGCGCGCCCCCACGCCGAGAAGAGCCTCGGCACGCCCGATCCGGGAGCGCACTCCTTCGCGCTGCTGATGAGGGCCGTGCTCACCACCACCACGAACGGAAGGAACGCGTCATGA
- a CDS encoding amidase: protein MSAPAVVDLGIADVLALLQSGQTTSVALTQEYLDRIAAYDDPYGDQPGLAAIILANPDALATAAELDAERAAGSLRGPLHGVPIVVKDNYATFDMPTTAGSIALRSYQTKVDSTAVERLRAAGAIILAKTNMAELAWHGTYTASSERGRTANPYNQANSASGSSGGTAAAVAASFGPAGLGTDSCGSIVGPSAHQSLVGYRPTMGLTSVAGIVPLSLRQDVSGPMTKTVTDAAILMEVLAGYDPADPQTVIADEQDSDIYLEGLSETALVGKRIGYFHWTFEEDPARPGLAETTALVDQAVADLAAQGAEIVDITDTFTREFVSGTLASGGWIDMRHDIDTFFANTEAEWPEGLAELTAPAGALTFTDLIEDGRSSLTQGDIDYFMSAEPIPNQAWIDAGLAQQAGRAAMYQYFLDHDLDAIAMPTSATSATPDWAGTTFCDVGANTGVPTVSLPAGFTSTGAAVGLELAAPRSQDASLLAMSYDYEQATLHRVPPASTPELDHTVPSAGGTPESPAAAPSPTLAATGPADATLQAGVAAGLLAAGGITLVVSQRRRRSHTS from the coding sequence ATGTCTGCACCGGCGGTCGTCGATCTCGGCATCGCCGATGTCCTCGCCTTGCTCCAGTCGGGGCAGACGACCTCGGTAGCTCTCACGCAGGAGTACCTCGACCGGATCGCCGCCTACGACGACCCCTACGGTGACCAGCCAGGACTAGCCGCGATCATCCTCGCCAACCCGGACGCGCTCGCGACCGCGGCGGAGCTCGACGCGGAACGTGCGGCGGGCAGCCTGCGCGGGCCACTGCATGGCGTCCCCATTGTGGTGAAGGACAACTACGCAACCTTCGACATGCCGACGACCGCGGGCAGCATCGCGTTGCGCAGCTACCAGACGAAGGTCGACTCCACGGCGGTCGAGCGCCTGAGAGCGGCGGGCGCGATCATCCTCGCCAAGACGAACATGGCGGAGCTCGCCTGGCACGGCACCTACACGGCGAGCTCCGAGCGTGGACGCACGGCGAATCCGTACAACCAGGCCAACAGCGCGAGTGGTTCGAGCGGCGGCACGGCCGCCGCGGTCGCGGCGAGCTTCGGTCCTGCGGGCCTTGGCACGGACTCGTGCGGCTCGATTGTGGGTCCGAGCGCCCACCAGAGCCTCGTCGGTTACCGACCGACGATGGGCCTCACGAGTGTGGCCGGCATCGTGCCGCTCTCGCTGCGTCAGGACGTGTCCGGGCCGATGACGAAGACCGTCACCGACGCCGCGATCCTGATGGAGGTCCTCGCGGGCTACGACCCCGCCGACCCGCAGACCGTGATCGCCGATGAGCAGGACTCCGACATCTACCTGGAGGGCCTCAGCGAGACCGCTCTCGTCGGCAAGCGGATCGGCTACTTCCACTGGACGTTCGAGGAGGACCCGGCCCGGCCGGGTCTCGCCGAGACAACGGCCCTCGTCGACCAGGCCGTAGCCGACCTGGCGGCGCAGGGCGCCGAAATCGTCGACATCACCGACACCTTCACTCGCGAGTTCGTCAGCGGGACGCTCGCGAGCGGCGGATGGATCGACATGCGTCACGACATCGACACCTTCTTCGCGAACACGGAGGCAGAGTGGCCCGAGGGCCTCGCCGAACTGACGGCACCCGCTGGTGCGCTCACCTTCACCGACCTGATCGAGGACGGCCGATCCTCGCTCACGCAGGGCGACATCGACTACTTCATGAGCGCCGAGCCGATCCCGAACCAGGCGTGGATCGACGCGGGGCTCGCACAGCAGGCCGGCCGCGCCGCCATGTACCAGTACTTCCTCGACCACGACCTGGACGCGATCGCGATGCCGACGAGCGCGACTTCGGCGACGCCGGACTGGGCGGGCACGACCTTCTGCGACGTGGGAGCGAACACGGGCGTGCCGACAGTCTCGTTGCCGGCGGGCTTCACCTCGACCGGCGCCGCGGTGGGCCTTGAGCTTGCGGCTCCGCGCAGCCAGGACGCGAGCCTTCTGGCGATGTCTTACGACTACGAGCAGGCCACCCTGCACCGCGTGCCGCCGGCGTCCACCCCGGAGCTCGACCACACGGTGCCATCTGCTGGCGGCACGCCTGAGTCGCCGGCGGCGGCGCCTAGCCCGACTCTCGCGGCGACCGGCCCCGCCGACGCGACACTGCAGGCCGGCGTCGCGGCGGGTCTCCTCGCGGCTGGAGGAATAACGCTGGTCGTGAGCCAGCGCCGCAGGAGGAGCCACACCTCCTGA